One genomic region from Phragmites australis chromosome 1, lpPhrAust1.1, whole genome shotgun sequence encodes:
- the LOC133926705 gene encoding uncharacterized protein LOC133926705 isoform X1: MDCQGSNLRDFLQTNGHIMLQRVDNNYGLRYFTENEIQHITNGYSTMLGKGAFGQVYKGTLDDHSSVAVKRYIHGTRKEDFAKEVIVHSQINHKNVVRLLGCCTEENALMIVMEFISNGNLYSILHCSSAIGHVPFPLDKRLDIAIEVAEVLWCMHSMYSPVLHGDIKPENILLDENLTPKISDFGIARLLCANGAQHTINIIGSIGYLDPAYCESGILTPKSDVYSFGVVLLEIITRKKAVDGTIILTQCFNGALEKGEDVLHMFDAEINDAKNMKFLRDIGKLAAECLRRDAKMRPEMIEVAISLRMIRNALQGEQGNPSPINSISSKKVGSAAHQFGNLNIFEEDEMKKMTRNYSMAFRVELREHLYNGVLGNGHPVIVEQLRTRSETDREMFLKTMSILSRKNHRNVVNVVGFHLGKSVSECVYESCSELSQSNNGSLSFSNRNLYETICSTEKLPLHLRLLIAVQCAEGLVHIHSYAAENPDLCGASLLGNFRSANIFLDRNFVPKVFNANLSTFLGLSVMQRTNIFAFHIHDHGSERYYLDPSNVSGQLFNPKSDVYSFGVVLLELITWKTVRYMSAGTAHILTTDFLDTYRSNRNAIDIFGKVYDEQGRCFLHEAIAIAIECLQLDLQKRPEISDVLSRLRIIASAQSIRSKLTVGRNNEPSHVTAPTPVNDTAKTLPTALSNISLEELNKITRNFSSDILIGQGSYARVFIGVLRDGRECAVKNLYPTEKIQVQVPTILGMCKHDNVVQLLGYYVKGDTRILAYEYASRGSLHDILHGKRVVKGAQPGPPLSWLQRVKIAISAAKGLEFLHEKAKPPVIHTNIKSSNIFLFDDDVAKIGDLGVSKELTPNRDDFYGYDRIRPQYGFGYEAPECVMGGEYRKKSDIYSFGVVLLELLTGRTVGDPPPPHRQQNLVTWAIPRLSEDKVKQCIDPRLGGEYPPKAVAKMAAVAALCLQYEADFRPEMSIVVKALCPLLYRKEYSSQHS, from the exons ATGGATTGCCAAGGGAGCAATCTTAGAGATTTCCTTCAAACTAATGGACATATCATGCTTCAAAGAGTGGACAACAACTATGGCTTGAGATATTTCACTGAAAATGAGATACAACACATCACCAATGGATATAGCACTATGCTGGGAAAAGGGGCATTTGGTCAGGTCTACAAAGGAACGCTGGACGATCATTCCTCAGTTGCCGTAAAGAGATACATACATGGGACCCGGAAAGAGGACTTTGCCAAGGAGGTGATAGTGCACTCTCAAATAAACCACAAGAATGTTGTTAGACTACTGGGCTGCTGCACGGAGGAAAATGCTCTAATGATTGTCATGGAGTTCATCTCTAACGGAAACCTCTACAGCATCCTTCATTGCAGCAGCGCTATTGGTCATGTTCCCTTCCCTTTGGACAAACGTTTAGACATTGCCATCGAGGTTGCTGAAGTCCTATGGTGCATGCATTCGATGTATAGTCCCGTTCTTCATGGTGACATCAAACCTGAAAATATACTGTTAGACGAAAATCTTACACCAAAGATATCAGATTTTGGAATAGCAAGATTACTTTGTGCTAATGGGGCCCAGCATACCATAAATATCATTGGTTCCATAGGTTACCTTGATCCCGCATACTGTGAGAGTGGAATTCTAACCCCAAAGAGCGATGTTTACAGTTTCGGAGTGGTTTTGCTGGAAATTATCACCAGAAAGAAAGCAGTGGATGGGACCATTATCCTCACTCAATGTTTCAATGGGGCGCTTGAAAAAGGGGAGGATGTGCTGCATATGTTCGATGCGGAAATCAACGATGCAAAAAACATGAAGTTTCTCAGAGACATTGGAAAGTTAGCAGCTGAATGCTTGAGGAGGGACGCCAAAATGCGCCCTGAAATGATTGAAGTTGCAATCAGTTTACGGATGATTAGGAATGCTCTGCAGGGCGAACAAGGAAATCCAAGTCCAATCAACTCAATTTCCTCAAAGAAAGTAGGGTCAGCTGCACACCAGTTTGGCAATCTAAATATATTCGAAGAAGATGAAATGAAGAAGATGACTAGAAACTACAGCATGGCCTTCAGGGTAGAGTTGCGTGAACATCTATACAATGGAGTCCTTGGCAACGGTCATCCAGTTATAGTAGAACAACTTAGAACACGCTCCGAAACTGACAGAGAGATGTTTCTGAAGACTATGAGCATATTGAGTCGAAAGAATCACAGAAACGTTGTGAATGTTGTTGGCTTCCACTTAGGGAAATCTGTTTCAGAGTGTGTATACGAATCTTGCAGTGAGTTATCCCAGTCTAACAATGGTTCTCTATCATTCTCTAACAGAAACCTTTATGAGACTATCTGTTCCACGGAAAAACTTCCTCTTCATCTTCGTCTGTTGATAGCAGTGCAGTGCGCAGAGGGCCTGGTTCATATCCATTCATATGCAGCTGAAAATCCTGATTTGTGTGGCGCCAGCCTCTTGGGAAATTTCAGGTCTGCCAATATATTTCTGGACAGGAACTTTGTGCCAAAAGTCTTCAATGCGAACTTGTCAACATTTCTTGGCCTTTCAGTTATGCAGCGAACTAACATCTTTGCTTTTCATATTCATGACCACGGATCAGAAAGGTATTATTTAGACCCAAGCAATGTTTCTGGTCAGCTGTTCAACCCGAAATCTGATGTTTATAGCTTTGGAGTAGTTCTTTTGGAACTCATCACTTGGAAGACAGTGAGATACATGTCTGCTGGGACAGCTCATATCCTTACCACAGACTTCCTTGATACTTATAGATCAAACCGTAATGCAATAGACATCTTTGGCAAGGTTTATGATGAACAAGGCAGGTGCTTTCTTCACGAGGCCATTGCCATTGCAATTGAATGCTTACAACTTGATCTCCAAAAGCGGCCAGAAATAAGCGATGTACTTTCCCGTCTCCGGATCATCGCTTCAGCTCAAAGTATCAGAAGCAAACTCACTG TTGGTCGCAACAATGAACCTAGCCACGTCACAGCCCCTACCCCTGTCAACGACACTGCCAAAACTCTTCCAACTGCTCTATCAAACATTTCCCTGGAAGAACTGAATAAAATAACCAGGAACTTCAGTAGTGATATTCTAATAGGACAGGGGTCATACGCTAGAGTTTTCATTGGAGTGCTTCGAGATGGACGGGAATGTGCAGTAAAGAATCTCTATCCTACTGAAAAAATTCAAGTACAG GTTCCGACTATTTTAGGAATGTGCAAGCATGACAATGTTGTGCAACTTCTTGGATATTATGTCAAAGGGGACACTCGTATTCTTGCTTATGAGTACGCATCAAGGGGCTCCTTGCATGATATTCTTCATG GTAAAAGGGTTGTTAAGGGAGCCCAACCAGGACCACCTCTGTCATGGTTGCAGCGCGTGAAGATTGCCATAAGTGCTGCAAAAGGGCTTGAGTTCCTCCATGAGAAGGCTAAACCTCCCGTCATCCACACCAACATAAAGTCCAGCAACATATTTCTCTTCGACGATGATGTCGCAAAAATAGGTGATCTCGGTGTCTCCAAAGAGCTGACCCCTAACAGGGATGATTTCTACGGTTATGACCGGATTCGTCCTCAGTATGGTTTTGGCTATGAAGCACCTGA GTGCGTGATGGGAGGAGAGTATAGAAAAAAGAGTGATATCTACAGCTTCGGGGTTGTACTGTTGGAGCTTTTAACTGGCCGCACAGTAGGTGACCCTCCACCGCCGCATAGGCAGCAGAACCTTGTGACATGG GCTATCCCAAGGCTTAGTGAAGACAAGGTGAAACAGTGTATAGATCCAAGGCTTGGAGGAGAATACCCCCCCAAGGCTGTTGCCAAG
- the LOC133926705 gene encoding uncharacterized protein LOC133926705 isoform X2 encodes MDCQGSNLRDFLQTNGHIMLQRVDNNYGLRYFTENEIQHITNGYSTMLGKGAFGQVYKGTLDDHSSVAVKRYIHGTRKEDFAKEVIVHSQINHKNVVRLLGCCTEENALMIVMEFISNGNLYSILHCSSAIGHVPFPLDKRLDIAIEVAEVLWCMHSMYSPVLHGDIKPENILLDENLTPKISDFGIARLLCANGAQHTINIIGSIGYLDPAYCESGILTPKSDVYSFGVVLLEIITRKKAVDGTIILTQCFNGALEKGEDVLHMFDAEINDAKNMKFLRDIGKLAAECLRRDAKMRPEMIEVAISLRMIRNALQGEQGNPSPINSISSKKVGSAAHQFGNLNIFEEDEMKKMTRNYSMAFRVELREHLYNGVLGNGHPVIVEQLRTRSETDREMFLKTMSILSRKNHRNVVNVVGFHLGKSVSECVYESCSELSQSNNGSLSFSNRNLYETICSTEKLPLHLRLLIAVQCAEGLVHIHSYAAENPDLCGASLLGNFRSANIFLDRNFVPKVFNANLSTFLGLSVMQRTNIFAFHIHDHGSERYYLDPSNVSGQLFNPKSDVYSFGVVLLELITWKTVRYMSAGTAHILTTDFLDTYRSNRNAIDIFGKVYDEQGRCFLHEAIAIAIECLQLDLQKRPEISDVLSRLRIIASAQSIRSKLTVGRNNEPSHVTAPTPVNDTAKTLPTALSNISLEELNKITRNFSSDILIGQGSYARVFIGVLRDGRECAVKNLYPTEKIQVQVPTILGMCKHDNVVQLLGYYVKGDTRILAYEYASRGSLHDILHGKRVVKGAQPGPPLSWLQRVKIAISAAKGLEFLHEKAKPPVIHTNIKSSNIFLFDDDVAKIGDLGVSKELTPNRDDFYGYDRIRPQCVMGGEYRKKSDIYSFGVVLLELLTGRTVGDPPPPHRQQNLVTWAIPRLSEDKVKQCIDPRLGGEYPPKAVAKMAAVAALCLQYEADFRPEMSIVVKALCPLLYRKEYSSQHS; translated from the exons ATGGATTGCCAAGGGAGCAATCTTAGAGATTTCCTTCAAACTAATGGACATATCATGCTTCAAAGAGTGGACAACAACTATGGCTTGAGATATTTCACTGAAAATGAGATACAACACATCACCAATGGATATAGCACTATGCTGGGAAAAGGGGCATTTGGTCAGGTCTACAAAGGAACGCTGGACGATCATTCCTCAGTTGCCGTAAAGAGATACATACATGGGACCCGGAAAGAGGACTTTGCCAAGGAGGTGATAGTGCACTCTCAAATAAACCACAAGAATGTTGTTAGACTACTGGGCTGCTGCACGGAGGAAAATGCTCTAATGATTGTCATGGAGTTCATCTCTAACGGAAACCTCTACAGCATCCTTCATTGCAGCAGCGCTATTGGTCATGTTCCCTTCCCTTTGGACAAACGTTTAGACATTGCCATCGAGGTTGCTGAAGTCCTATGGTGCATGCATTCGATGTATAGTCCCGTTCTTCATGGTGACATCAAACCTGAAAATATACTGTTAGACGAAAATCTTACACCAAAGATATCAGATTTTGGAATAGCAAGATTACTTTGTGCTAATGGGGCCCAGCATACCATAAATATCATTGGTTCCATAGGTTACCTTGATCCCGCATACTGTGAGAGTGGAATTCTAACCCCAAAGAGCGATGTTTACAGTTTCGGAGTGGTTTTGCTGGAAATTATCACCAGAAAGAAAGCAGTGGATGGGACCATTATCCTCACTCAATGTTTCAATGGGGCGCTTGAAAAAGGGGAGGATGTGCTGCATATGTTCGATGCGGAAATCAACGATGCAAAAAACATGAAGTTTCTCAGAGACATTGGAAAGTTAGCAGCTGAATGCTTGAGGAGGGACGCCAAAATGCGCCCTGAAATGATTGAAGTTGCAATCAGTTTACGGATGATTAGGAATGCTCTGCAGGGCGAACAAGGAAATCCAAGTCCAATCAACTCAATTTCCTCAAAGAAAGTAGGGTCAGCTGCACACCAGTTTGGCAATCTAAATATATTCGAAGAAGATGAAATGAAGAAGATGACTAGAAACTACAGCATGGCCTTCAGGGTAGAGTTGCGTGAACATCTATACAATGGAGTCCTTGGCAACGGTCATCCAGTTATAGTAGAACAACTTAGAACACGCTCCGAAACTGACAGAGAGATGTTTCTGAAGACTATGAGCATATTGAGTCGAAAGAATCACAGAAACGTTGTGAATGTTGTTGGCTTCCACTTAGGGAAATCTGTTTCAGAGTGTGTATACGAATCTTGCAGTGAGTTATCCCAGTCTAACAATGGTTCTCTATCATTCTCTAACAGAAACCTTTATGAGACTATCTGTTCCACGGAAAAACTTCCTCTTCATCTTCGTCTGTTGATAGCAGTGCAGTGCGCAGAGGGCCTGGTTCATATCCATTCATATGCAGCTGAAAATCCTGATTTGTGTGGCGCCAGCCTCTTGGGAAATTTCAGGTCTGCCAATATATTTCTGGACAGGAACTTTGTGCCAAAAGTCTTCAATGCGAACTTGTCAACATTTCTTGGCCTTTCAGTTATGCAGCGAACTAACATCTTTGCTTTTCATATTCATGACCACGGATCAGAAAGGTATTATTTAGACCCAAGCAATGTTTCTGGTCAGCTGTTCAACCCGAAATCTGATGTTTATAGCTTTGGAGTAGTTCTTTTGGAACTCATCACTTGGAAGACAGTGAGATACATGTCTGCTGGGACAGCTCATATCCTTACCACAGACTTCCTTGATACTTATAGATCAAACCGTAATGCAATAGACATCTTTGGCAAGGTTTATGATGAACAAGGCAGGTGCTTTCTTCACGAGGCCATTGCCATTGCAATTGAATGCTTACAACTTGATCTCCAAAAGCGGCCAGAAATAAGCGATGTACTTTCCCGTCTCCGGATCATCGCTTCAGCTCAAAGTATCAGAAGCAAACTCACTG TTGGTCGCAACAATGAACCTAGCCACGTCACAGCCCCTACCCCTGTCAACGACACTGCCAAAACTCTTCCAACTGCTCTATCAAACATTTCCCTGGAAGAACTGAATAAAATAACCAGGAACTTCAGTAGTGATATTCTAATAGGACAGGGGTCATACGCTAGAGTTTTCATTGGAGTGCTTCGAGATGGACGGGAATGTGCAGTAAAGAATCTCTATCCTACTGAAAAAATTCAAGTACAG GTTCCGACTATTTTAGGAATGTGCAAGCATGACAATGTTGTGCAACTTCTTGGATATTATGTCAAAGGGGACACTCGTATTCTTGCTTATGAGTACGCATCAAGGGGCTCCTTGCATGATATTCTTCATG GTAAAAGGGTTGTTAAGGGAGCCCAACCAGGACCACCTCTGTCATGGTTGCAGCGCGTGAAGATTGCCATAAGTGCTGCAAAAGGGCTTGAGTTCCTCCATGAGAAGGCTAAACCTCCCGTCATCCACACCAACATAAAGTCCAGCAACATATTTCTCTTCGACGATGATGTCGCAAAAATAGGTGATCTCGGTGTCTCCAAAGAGCTGACCCCTAACAGGGATGATTTCTACGGTTATGACCGGATTCGTCCTCA GTGCGTGATGGGAGGAGAGTATAGAAAAAAGAGTGATATCTACAGCTTCGGGGTTGTACTGTTGGAGCTTTTAACTGGCCGCACAGTAGGTGACCCTCCACCGCCGCATAGGCAGCAGAACCTTGTGACATGG GCTATCCCAAGGCTTAGTGAAGACAAGGTGAAACAGTGTATAGATCCAAGGCTTGGAGGAGAATACCCCCCCAAGGCTGTTGCCAAG